The genomic stretch ATGATATTTTCTTCATAGATTGCGCTTCGCTCAGGGTGAACTTTTAGAATTGAGGTAAAAAAGTAAAACGCAGTCTAGTAAATATTTTACTAAAATATACTTAAATATCGGTAAATCGTTAACCCTGTCACATGGAGATTTTGGGGGCTTACGCATCCGGGGCGGGTGTACATAAGCCGCTGATCACATTAAGCTACGGCTTTGGTTTACCTGATGATGAGACGCTGATGGCTACTTTGAAGGAAATCGCTGAGGCCGCGAACGTATCCGTTGCGACGGTTTCACGCGTGCTAAATGACGATCCGAGCCTGAGCGTGAAAGCGCAAACCCGGCAGAAGATTTTAGAAGCGGCAGAACGCCTGGAATATAAACTGTCGCCGTCCAAACGTAACGCCACGCACCGGATGACCTTCGCCGCGCTTTTCACCTACCGTCAGGGGCTGGAAATCGACGACCCTTACTACCTTTCCATGCGTTATGGCATTGAAACGCAGTGCGAAAAACTCGGCGTTACCCTCATTTCTGGCTATGACTTCACCGGCGATAAACCGCTGCCTGCCGCCGACGGTTTTCTGGTTATCGGCCAGCCGCAAACGGCGCTGCACACTCAGCTCAGTCAGCAATCCAGCCCGGTGGTTTTCATTGATGGCGTGATGGAAGACCCACAGTTCGACTGCGTAAACGTTGATCTCTTTAAGATCAGCCAGAAAGTGATCGACTTCTTTATCGGTCAGGGCTATTCGCGGATCGGTTTTATCGGCGGGCGCGATCTCCCGGAATTTGCCGACCAGCGCGAACAGGCGTTTGTGGAATATGGCCGCCTGAAAAACGTCGTCCAGCCGCAAGATATTTATTACGGCGATTTCACCAGCCAGTCCGGCTACCAGTGCGCGAAGAAAATGTTGCAGGAGAACACGCCGTTTCCTCCGGCGCTGCTGATCGCCACCGACACCATAGCGCTGGGCGTGACCCGCGCGCTGCTGGAACACGGCGTGAAAATCCCGGAGCAAATCGCGCTGATCAGCGTCAACGATATCCCGACCGCACGCTTTGTTTTCCCTTCTTTATCAACGGTTCGCATCCAGTCCGAAACCATGGGCGCGCAGGCCGTTAACCTGCTGACCGAACGTCTGCGTGATGAACGCAGCGTCCCGCTTTCCGTGTTTGTACCCAGCGCTCTCCAGCTGCGCGACACCACCCGCCGCTAAATTCCCCGGCTTTAAAAAGGATCATCAGTCGCAGTAAAAATTAACGGCATGATCCTTCTGCGTATTATTTAATTTTTGTGATCCCCTGAACAATCGGTAAATGTTTTTAGTTATTTTTACTAAATATTTACTATCTTATTTCCCATAGAAACACGTCTCAGGAGAGATTACGTGAATAATTGGGAAAACATCGACAAGCAGTCAGAGAACCGTTTACCGCCGCGCGCCCGCTTTTTCAGTTATGAAAATGCACAGCAGGCGCGGAGCTTTGACCGCTCGGCCAGTCAGCATTTTCAGCTGCTCAGCGGACGCTGGCAGTTTCGTTATTTTGAGCACCCGGCTTTAGTCCCGGACGAATTCTATAATCAGCCGGTATCCGGCTGGGGCGATATCGCCGTACCGGGCATGTGGCAGATGGAAGGCCACGGCCAGTTGCAATACACCGATGAAGGTTTCCCCTTCCCGATCGACATTCCTTTTGTTCCGGCCAATAACCCGACCGGCGCGTATCAGCGGAAATTTCATCTCGATGCCTCGTGGGAGAATGCGCAAACGCTCATTAAATTCGACGGCGTCGAAACCTACTTCGAAGTGTACGTGAACGGCCATTACGTGGGTTTCAGCAAAGGCAGCCGTCTTTGCGCAGAGTTTGATATCAGCGCTTTTGTGCAGCAGGGCGAAAACCTGTTGTCGGTGCGCGTTTTGCAGTGGGCGGATTCGACTTATATCGAAGATCAGGATATGTGGTGGATGGCCGGGATTTTCCGCGATGTGACCCTGACCGGAGAGAATGCCGTGCATCTTCAGGACCTGACCGTCGTCACCGCGTTCGATGAAAACTACTGCGACGCCACGCTGCAAATTGACACCGTTTTGCATAATCACGGTAAACCTGTGAACGGCTACCGCCTGCACGCGCAGTTAATGGATGGCGAAAATTGCGTGGCGGAGCTTTCTTTCTCTGACCTTTATCTCGCGGATGAAACCCGCTGCCATCTTGAAATCCCGGTCAGCCAGCCGCGCCAGTGGAACGCCGAACATCCGGAGTTATATCAGTTGTTGCTGACGTTGTATGACGACGCGGGCAGCGTGATTTCCGTAGTGCCGCAGCGCGTGGGTTTTCGGGATATCTGCGTGCGCGACGGGCTGTTTTACGTCAACGGGCGCTACCTGAAACTGCACGGCGTAAACCGTCACGATCACGATCATCGCAAAGGCCGCGCGGTCGATATGGCGCGGGTTGAGCGCGATATCATTCTGATGAAACAGCACAACATCAACTCGGTGCGCACCGCGCATTACCCGAACGATCCGCGCTTTTACGAACTCTGTGACATCTACGGTTTATTCGTGATGGCCGAAACCGATCTGGAAAGCCACGGTTTCGCGAACGTCGGCGATCTGAGCCGCATCACCGACGATCCGCACTGGGAACACGCCTATGTTGAGCGCATCGAGCGGCATGTAATGGCGCAGAAAAATCACCCGTCCATCATCATGTGGTCGCTCGGCAACGAATCCGGCTATGGCTGTAACATCCGTGCGATGGCCGCGCGCTGCAAAGCCCTCGACCCGGCGCGCCTGATCCATTACGAAGAAGATCGCGACGCCGACGTCACCGACGTCATCAGCACCATGTATTCACGTGTACAAATGATGAATGCGTTCGGCGAATACCCGCACGCCAAACCGCGCATTATCTGCGAATACGCCCACGCGATGGGCAACGGCCCCGGGGGATTAGCAGAATATCAGGCGGTCATGAACCGCCACGCCAGCCTTCAGGGGCATTACATCTGGGAATGGTGCGACCATGGTTTGCTGGAAACCGGCAAAAACGGCCAGCCGCGCTATGCCTACGGCGGCGATTACGGCGATTACCCGAACAACTACAACTTCTGCATGGACGGCCTGATTTATCCGGATCAGACTCCCGGCCCCGGCCTGCGTGAATACAAACAGGTGTTGTGCCCGGTGGAAATCAGCCACGCCGGCAATACGCTGCGGGTCAAAAACCGTTACTGGTTCAGCTCACTGGAAGACATCACGCTGACGCTGACCGTGCAGGTGGCAGGTCGCTGTCTGGAAGATCATCAAATCGCCCTGCCGCATCTGCAATCCGGTGAAAGCGAAACGGTTCCGCTGCCGGAATTCACCGCCAGCGGGGAGGAAACCTTCCTGAATATCCGCATCAGCAAAAACAGCCCGACCGCTTACAACGAAGCAAATTATCCGCTCGGTCATTATCAGGTGTTGTTGCAGGCGGCTCAGCCGCTGGACGTTTTTCCGGAAAATAAGGCCACGACTGCGCTGGTCTGCGACGAGCAAAAAAATCAGCTGATCGTTTGTGGCGAAAACTTCCGTCTGGAATTCTCCCGTCTCGACGGCGAGCTGAAATCCTGGCAGACGGACGGCGAAGAGATTGTCGGCCGAGCGCCGAAACTCAACTTCTTCAAGCCGGTTATCGACAACCACAAGCCGGAGTTCGAAGGGATCTGGCAGCCAAATCATCTGCAAATCCTGCAGCAACATTTCCGCTCGATGAGCTGGAAAAAGCAAAATGACGACGTGGTGATTGAAGTTCACAGCGTCATCGCGCCGCCGGTCTTTGATTTTGGGATGCGCTGCTTTTACCGCTGGCAGATATCGCCGCAGGGCGCGGTCAGCCTGGATTTATCCGGCACGCCGTATGGCGATTTCAACCACGTGATCCCTAAAATCGGGCTGGATTTTGGCCTCAGCCGCCGTTTCGGACAGGTGGAATATTACGGGCGCGGGCCGGGTGAAAACTATCCGGACAGCCGTCAGGCCAACCTGATCGGCCATTATCAGCAACCGGCGGCCAGCCTGTTTGAGAACTACCCGATGCCGCAGGACAACGGCAACCGGCAGGATGTTCGCTGGCTGAGCCTGCGTGACAAAACGGGCAACGGCATTTTCATTCAGCCGCGCCAGCCGCTCAATTTCAGCCTGTGGCCGTACAGCTCGCAAATGTTGCAACAGGCGCAGCACATCGACGAACTCACGCCGGACAGTTGCCTGACGCTCAATCTCGATCACCAGATCATGGGACTTGGCTCGAACTCCTGGGGCTCGGAAGTGCTCGATTCCTACCGCGTGTATTTCACGGCATTCCGCTACGGTTTTACGATGTTACCGTTCCGCCAGCAGGACACCGACAGCTTGAGTCTCGCGCAATTCAGCATCCAGCCGCAGGAGGCAAACTGATGATTACTCTCGGGTCTTTGGCTGAATTTCAGCAGCGTTATCCTGCCGGGAAAAAATGGCAGCGCTGCAGGGAAGCCATTAATAATATTGAAAAACTTCGCCCCGGCGTTTTTCACTCCATCGGGGATTCGCTGGTGTACCGGTTGGCGTCCGGCGCGGAACCTCAGCGGGAAACGTTCGAAGGCCACCGCCGTTATTTCGACGTGCATTACTACCTCGAAGGACGCGAAGAAATCGAATTCGCTGCCAAATCCGCGCTGGAAAATATCGCGCCTTATTGTGATGAAACCGACCGCGAGCTGTTTTCCGGCTGCGGCGAAAAAATCACGGCCCAAAAAGGCAACGTCATTATCTTTGAAAACCACGAAGCCAGCCGGTTCAGGCCGGAAAAAGACGTCAAAAAAGTCATCTTAAAAGTGACCATCGAAGAAAGTTATTTCGTTAATAAATAATAAAAATCTTACCCAAAATAATTCGAGTTGCAGGAAGGCGGCAAATGCAGGAATCCCGATGAGCTTACACAAGTAAGTGATTCGGGTGACTAAGTGCAGCCAACACACCTGCAATTTGAAGTATGAAGGGTAAACCCTACAAAATGAAATTCTGGAGAACTTATGGCCGGGTCGAGCAGAAACACAATCGGTAAATTTGGATTGTTGTCCATGACATTTGCCGCCGTTTTTAGCTTCAATAACGTCATTAATAACAATATTCAGTTAGGCATCGCCTCTGCGCCGGTCTTTCTGGTGGCGACGATCATATACTTTATTCCGTTCTGTCTGATCATCGCCGAGTTTGTCTCGCTGAATAAAAACTCGGAAGCCGGGGTTTATGCCTGGGTAAAAAGCGCACTCGGCGGCCGCTGGGCATTTATGACCGCCTACACTTACTGGTTCGTGAATTTATTCTTCTTCACGGCGTTGCTTCCGCGCGTCATTGCTTATGCGTCGTACGCCTTTTTAGGGCACGACTATATTTTCACGCCCATCACCACGGCGATTATCAGCATCTGTCTGTTCGCATTTTCGACATTAATTTCCAACAGCGGGGCGAAATTACTCGGCCCGATGACGTCGGTGACGTCCACGCTAATGTTGCTGCTGACGTTCTCTTATATTGTGCTGGCGGGCGCGGCATTAATTGGCGGCGTGGAACCGGCGAACCCGATTAACGTGGAAGCCATGACGCCGCACTTTAACTGGGCATTCTTAGGCATTATCGCGTGGATATTCCAGGCGGCAGGCGGTGCGGAATCCGTCGCGGTTTATGTGAATGACGTTAAAGGCGGCAGCCGTTCGTTTGTGAAAGTCATCATCATTTCCGGGCTGGTGATTGGCGTGCTGTATTCCGTCGCGTCATTGCTGATTAACGTTTTTGTGGCGCAGTCCGCGCTGCATTTCACCGGCGGCACGGTACAGGTTTTTGAAGGATTATCGGCGCACTATGGTTTACCGGCCGTCCTGATGAACCGTTTTGTCGGCGTGGTTTCCTTCACCGCGATGTTCGGATCACTGCTGATGTGGACGGCCGCGCCGGTGAAAATCTTCTTTACTGAAATTCCTAAGGGGATTTTTGGTGAGAAAACCATCCGTCTGAATAAGCACGGCGTTCCGACGCGTGCGGCGTGGATCCAGTTTTTAATCGTTATCCCGCTGATGTTAATTCCAACGTTAGGCTCCAACAGCGTGCAGGAATTAATGAATACGCTGATCAACATGACCGCCGCGGCGTCCATGCTTCCGCCGTTGTTTATTATGCTGGCGTATCTGAACCTGCGGCTGAAATACGATGACGTCGAACGCGATTTTAAAATGGGTTCCAGAATGCAGGGCATCACCATCGTCAGTACGCTGATTGTGATTTTCACCGTCGGGTTTATTGCTTCGACCTTCCCGACCGGTGCGAGCATTATTACCATCGTGTTTTATAACGTCGGCGGG from Rahnella sikkimica encodes the following:
- the ebgR gene encoding transcriptional regulator EbgR; the encoded protein is MATLKEIAEAANVSVATVSRVLNDDPSLSVKAQTRQKILEAAERLEYKLSPSKRNATHRMTFAALFTYRQGLEIDDPYYLSMRYGIETQCEKLGVTLISGYDFTGDKPLPAADGFLVIGQPQTALHTQLSQQSSPVVFIDGVMEDPQFDCVNVDLFKISQKVIDFFIGQGYSRIGFIGGRDLPEFADQREQAFVEYGRLKNVVQPQDIYYGDFTSQSGYQCAKKMLQENTPFPPALLIATDTIALGVTRALLEHGVKIPEQIALISVNDIPTARFVFPSLSTVRIQSETMGAQAVNLLTERLRDERSVPLSVFVPSALQLRDTTRR
- the ebgA gene encoding beta-galactosidase subunit alpha, whose amino-acid sequence is MNNWENIDKQSENRLPPRARFFSYENAQQARSFDRSASQHFQLLSGRWQFRYFEHPALVPDEFYNQPVSGWGDIAVPGMWQMEGHGQLQYTDEGFPFPIDIPFVPANNPTGAYQRKFHLDASWENAQTLIKFDGVETYFEVYVNGHYVGFSKGSRLCAEFDISAFVQQGENLLSVRVLQWADSTYIEDQDMWWMAGIFRDVTLTGENAVHLQDLTVVTAFDENYCDATLQIDTVLHNHGKPVNGYRLHAQLMDGENCVAELSFSDLYLADETRCHLEIPVSQPRQWNAEHPELYQLLLTLYDDAGSVISVVPQRVGFRDICVRDGLFYVNGRYLKLHGVNRHDHDHRKGRAVDMARVERDIILMKQHNINSVRTAHYPNDPRFYELCDIYGLFVMAETDLESHGFANVGDLSRITDDPHWEHAYVERIERHVMAQKNHPSIIMWSLGNESGYGCNIRAMAARCKALDPARLIHYEEDRDADVTDVISTMYSRVQMMNAFGEYPHAKPRIICEYAHAMGNGPGGLAEYQAVMNRHASLQGHYIWEWCDHGLLETGKNGQPRYAYGGDYGDYPNNYNFCMDGLIYPDQTPGPGLREYKQVLCPVEISHAGNTLRVKNRYWFSSLEDITLTLTVQVAGRCLEDHQIALPHLQSGESETVPLPEFTASGEETFLNIRISKNSPTAYNEANYPLGHYQVLLQAAQPLDVFPENKATTALVCDEQKNQLIVCGENFRLEFSRLDGELKSWQTDGEEIVGRAPKLNFFKPVIDNHKPEFEGIWQPNHLQILQQHFRSMSWKKQNDDVVIEVHSVIAPPVFDFGMRCFYRWQISPQGAVSLDLSGTPYGDFNHVIPKIGLDFGLSRRFGQVEYYGRGPGENYPDSRQANLIGHYQQPAASLFENYPMPQDNGNRQDVRWLSLRDKTGNGIFIQPRQPLNFSLWPYSSQMLQQAQHIDELTPDSCLTLNLDHQIMGLGSNSWGSEVLDSYRVYFTAFRYGFTMLPFRQQDTDSLSLAQFSIQPQEAN
- a CDS encoding beta-galactosidase subunit beta, with translation MITLGSLAEFQQRYPAGKKWQRCREAINNIEKLRPGVFHSIGDSLVYRLASGAEPQRETFEGHRRYFDVHYYLEGREEIEFAAKSALENIAPYCDETDRELFSGCGEKITAQKGNVIIFENHEASRFRPEKDVKKVILKVTIEESYFVNK
- a CDS encoding amino acid permease → MAGSSRNTIGKFGLLSMTFAAVFSFNNVINNNIQLGIASAPVFLVATIIYFIPFCLIIAEFVSLNKNSEAGVYAWVKSALGGRWAFMTAYTYWFVNLFFFTALLPRVIAYASYAFLGHDYIFTPITTAIISICLFAFSTLISNSGAKLLGPMTSVTSTLMLLLTFSYIVLAGAALIGGVEPANPINVEAMTPHFNWAFLGIIAWIFQAAGGAESVAVYVNDVKGGSRSFVKVIIISGLVIGVLYSVASLLINVFVAQSALHFTGGTVQVFEGLSAHYGLPAVLMNRFVGVVSFTAMFGSLLMWTAAPVKIFFTEIPKGIFGEKTIRLNKHGVPTRAAWIQFLIVIPLMLIPTLGSNSVQELMNTLINMTAAASMLPPLFIMLAYLNLRLKYDDVERDFKMGSRMQGITIVSTLIVIFTVGFIASTFPTGASIITIVFYNVGGLVLFLGYAWWKYNKYSKGLDDKTRYHEDTPLARIVLESQNETARVKAANIAKPLSGA